A single genomic interval of Longimicrobiales bacterium harbors:
- a CDS encoding VWA domain-containing protein, whose protein sequence is MRFTTYSKYKGKWLDALNLESLLEHLSDFLMDGGFAGGAHHHPYWGWSGDEDVNSADSLKDALLKALIESGQLTSEMIEELRGEGQGDDAIREKIAELLDDLIARMADEGFIDLESGNPQIPGATYDVTGQGKIDDAKQAAQQVNFSLTQKGMDFLGYRALKGLLGALGKSSAGSHDTPHLSTGIEAEAASRPYEFGDTMNLDIPATLTKAIEREGLKVPLNLEYGDLMVHQSEYRSSCATVLLLDISHSMVLYGEDRFAPAKRVALAMSHMIRTQFPGDSLRVVTFGDRAQEIPLSQLGKAQVGPFHTNTAEGLEIARRILTSQKKDMRQIVMITDGKPSAMTLPDGRVYTNSGGLDPVILKRTYQEVSACRKSGILINTFMLADDPYLVQFVQKVSEIARGKAYFTSTMTLGQHIMTDFMKNKRRRAG, encoded by the coding sequence ATGCGCTTTACGACCTACTCCAAGTACAAGGGCAAATGGCTGGACGCCCTGAACCTCGAGTCTCTGCTCGAGCATCTGTCCGACTTTCTCATGGACGGAGGCTTCGCAGGGGGAGCTCACCATCATCCCTACTGGGGCTGGTCAGGTGACGAGGACGTGAACTCCGCGGATTCCCTCAAGGACGCTCTGTTGAAGGCGCTCATCGAGAGCGGGCAGCTCACATCCGAGATGATCGAAGAGCTGAGAGGCGAGGGTCAGGGAGACGACGCCATCCGTGAGAAGATCGCTGAACTTCTTGATGATCTGATCGCCCGGATGGCCGACGAAGGCTTCATCGACCTCGAGTCAGGCAATCCTCAGATCCCGGGCGCGACTTACGATGTCACGGGTCAGGGGAAGATCGACGATGCGAAGCAGGCCGCACAGCAGGTTAACTTCAGCCTCACCCAGAAAGGGATGGACTTCCTGGGCTATCGTGCGCTCAAGGGCTTACTAGGGGCTCTCGGGAAGTCGAGCGCCGGGTCTCATGACACACCACATCTGTCGACTGGCATCGAGGCGGAGGCAGCCTCACGTCCTTACGAGTTCGGCGACACGATGAACCTCGATATCCCCGCCACACTAACGAAGGCGATCGAGCGGGAGGGACTGAAAGTCCCGCTCAACCTCGAGTACGGGGACCTGATGGTGCACCAGTCCGAGTACCGGTCATCGTGCGCCACGGTGCTGCTACTCGACATCAGTCATTCGATGGTGCTCTACGGGGAAGATCGTTTTGCCCCTGCGAAGCGAGTGGCTCTCGCGATGTCACACATGATCCGAACGCAGTTCCCCGGCGACTCACTACGAGTCGTCACGTTCGGTGACCGTGCTCAAGAGATCCCCCTCTCACAGCTGGGGAAGGCCCAGGTTGGACCGTTTCACACCAACACAGCAGAAGGCCTTGAGATCGCGCGCCGGATCCTCACGTCGCAGAAGAAAGACATGCGACAGATCGTGATGATCACCGACGGCAAACCGAGCGCTATGACACTCCCGGACGGGCGCGTCTACACGAACTCGGGTGGACTCGATCCGGTGATTCTGAAGCGCACATACCAAGAGGTGTCTGCGTGCCGCAAGAGCGGGATCCTGATCAACACATTCATGCTCGCAGACGACCCCTATCTGGTTCAGTTCGTTCAAAAGGTGTCGGAGATCGCTCGAGGAAAAGCGTACTTCACGAGTACGATGACACTTGGTCAGCACATCATGACGGACTTTATGAAGAACAAGCGGCGGCGGGCGGGGTGA
- a CDS encoding TonB-dependent receptor, giving the protein MSSPVQARARIGGAIVLACSLLVVLCEEGSAQVNSVIKVRVTSLVDGMPIAGADVSIDEEGLLATTDGLGRAVLRGSAPDRHTLNVTALGYLPRSTQITARNGRPVLVDIALELDPIRLRALEVSVAATTVTLGALAVSLDSVGPTQTSLSDVLESIPGVTAVRRGGPGAPATLQIRGSSADQVLVLLDGAPINDAISGVADLSSVDVASIDEVVVLTGAAASRYGPRALGGVVLLRSRSDVESSARASLGAGSWGSHEGAASLSLGIDTGLSASAAGQWAKSDGDFMYAVPAFRGGGVAPRLNAASDRIGGQLRLTHTGTLASSLSFMASAIERGSPGAIAQPSLTGHQSHERVVGAVEIATKGTTRGASMRIGGQWQDSDYRDSVPPFGQAYEQTTRVSQPSLDVQGWYKAGPINLRGGGGLRGFSVQSVSLDAEDVIWTEAGAWTQVEATLLAKGNSKLRALAVMRLDQHDLVQGWVGSPGVSLAFTWRDTEVAGGIRNGFSPPSVADLFFQEGVLVRPNPDLRPERIRGELDISLRQRFRVGSSQLSIEAAAYQADINDMILWFPDFQFVWSPGNFNIQRQGFELSSDVSVPLGRATHGASIRWAESTVAYDEETLAGQVAYRPIRAIDADLQFDLLFASLTAQANHVGERRSLAGTDLNSLPPYNVLDLGVSIPLKLSGEGQLDVVLSNALNESAALLADYPIPGRGWSIRVRLAPPLF; this is encoded by the coding sequence GTGTCTTCACCCGTTCAGGCGCGCGCGCGTATCGGCGGAGCTATCGTACTTGCGTGTTCGCTGCTCGTCGTCCTTTGTGAAGAGGGATCTGCCCAGGTCAACTCCGTCATCAAAGTGCGGGTGACGAGCCTCGTGGACGGAATGCCTATTGCAGGGGCCGACGTCTCCATCGATGAGGAGGGGCTCTTGGCAACCACGGACGGCCTCGGACGGGCCGTCCTCCGTGGCTCGGCGCCGGATCGGCATACACTGAACGTCACGGCACTGGGGTATCTGCCACGCTCGACGCAGATCACAGCCCGCAACGGTCGCCCCGTCCTGGTGGACATCGCCCTGGAGCTGGACCCGATACGACTTCGAGCACTTGAGGTCTCTGTGGCCGCCACCACGGTCACTCTGGGTGCCCTCGCAGTGTCACTCGATAGCGTAGGCCCCACGCAGACGAGCCTGAGCGACGTACTCGAAAGCATCCCCGGCGTAACAGCGGTTCGGCGCGGTGGTCCTGGGGCACCAGCAACGCTGCAGATCCGAGGGTCGAGTGCCGATCAGGTACTGGTGTTGCTCGACGGCGCACCCATCAACGATGCCATCTCGGGGGTGGCTGACCTTTCGTCGGTAGACGTCGCTTCCATCGATGAGGTCGTCGTGCTCACGGGTGCGGCAGCATCGCGATACGGGCCACGCGCACTCGGAGGGGTAGTCCTCTTGAGGAGCCGGTCCGACGTAGAATCTTCTGCACGCGCGAGCCTTGGAGCCGGATCCTGGGGCTCGCACGAGGGCGCGGCTTCTCTGTCTCTGGGGATCGACACCGGCCTCTCGGCTTCAGCCGCAGGACAGTGGGCCAAATCTGACGGTGACTTCATGTATGCCGTACCCGCCTTTCGCGGTGGAGGCGTGGCCCCTCGCCTGAACGCAGCGTCGGACCGGATCGGTGGCCAGCTACGGCTGACCCACACGGGCACACTCGCCAGCTCACTGAGTTTCATGGCCAGCGCAATCGAGCGCGGTAGTCCCGGAGCCATCGCACAGCCATCTCTGACCGGTCACCAGAGCCACGAGAGAGTCGTCGGGGCGGTCGAGATCGCGACCAAGGGCACGACTCGCGGAGCCTCAATGCGTATCGGAGGGCAGTGGCAAGACTCCGACTACCGCGACTCGGTGCCCCCGTTCGGACAGGCGTACGAGCAGACGACCCGAGTCAGTCAGCCAAGTCTCGACGTACAGGGGTGGTACAAGGCCGGCCCAATCAACCTGCGGGGGGGCGGAGGGCTCCGGGGATTCTCCGTCCAATCAGTCTCTCTCGACGCCGAGGACGTGATCTGGACCGAGGCAGGGGCGTGGACTCAGGTCGAGGCCACGCTCCTCGCCAAGGGGAACTCAAAACTGAGGGCGCTCGCGGTTATGCGCCTCGACCAACACGACCTTGTGCAGGGGTGGGTCGGCTCTCCCGGCGTCTCGCTGGCGTTCACGTGGCGAGACACCGAGGTCGCAGGGGGCATCCGCAACGGGTTTTCTCCTCCTTCGGTCGCCGACCTGTTCTTTCAAGAAGGAGTACTTGTTCGGCCCAACCCGGACCTCAGGCCCGAGCGTATCCGGGGGGAGCTGGACATCTCCCTTCGACAGCGGTTCCGTGTCGGCTCATCGCAGCTGAGCATCGAAGCCGCAGCGTACCAGGCGGACATCAATGACATGATTCTCTGGTTTCCAGACTTTCAGTTCGTCTGGAGCCCAGGGAACTTCAATATCCAGCGACAGGGCTTCGAGTTGAGCTCCGACGTGAGTGTTCCTCTCGGACGAGCCACCCACGGCGCGTCGATCCGTTGGGCTGAATCCACCGTCGCATACGACGAAGAGACCCTCGCAGGTCAGGTCGCATACCGGCCGATTCGAGCAATCGACGCTGACCTTCAGTTCGATCTACTCTTCGCCTCACTCACCGCTCAGGCGAACCACGTCGGGGAGCGGCGCTCCCTGGCCGGAACTGATCTCAATAGCCTCCCGCCATACAATGTGCTCGACCTCGGTGTCTCCATTCCACTCAAATTGAGCGGCGAGGGTCAACTCGACGTCGTGCTCTCGAACGCCCTCAATGAGTCGGCCGCGCTCCTAGCCGACTACCCTATACCCGGACGTGGATGGTCCATTCGCGTCCGCCTCGCCCCTCCTCTTTTTTGA
- a CDS encoding ABC transporter ATP-binding protein has translation MTCQFEVKEVTYSYPGADRNALHRVDLSVGSGSLHALLGPNGSGKSTLLQVMLGEARASSGHVSFRGRPIVEWKRREIATQVAFVPQSEPLAFPLKVRELVEMGRYPHIGTLGRAGPDDRRAVEEAMEVAGVASFAARPITTLSGGELQRTRIARALAQKPLTLVLDEPTAALDLHFEMETFELMRRLTVDQSLTIVVATHNLNLAARYASHVLLLAEGRVEAAGSPQDVFTKDTLERVYRWPIAVLPHPGPGHDAGVPQVVPLTPPRGVA, from the coding sequence ATGACCTGCCAATTCGAGGTCAAGGAAGTCACGTACTCATATCCCGGGGCAGACCGGAACGCCCTCCACCGTGTTGACCTTTCCGTCGGCTCCGGGTCACTCCACGCACTACTTGGGCCCAACGGCTCCGGGAAGTCCACTTTACTTCAGGTGATGCTGGGAGAGGCTCGAGCGTCCTCGGGGCACGTGAGCTTCCGGGGGCGCCCGATTGTCGAGTGGAAACGTCGTGAGATCGCCACCCAGGTTGCGTTCGTCCCACAGTCCGAACCTCTGGCCTTTCCACTCAAGGTGCGCGAGCTGGTCGAGATGGGTCGGTACCCTCACATCGGCACACTCGGTCGCGCGGGACCGGATGACCGCAGGGCCGTGGAAGAGGCGATGGAGGTGGCCGGTGTCGCGTCGTTTGCTGCCCGCCCCATCACCACTCTTTCCGGTGGTGAGCTTCAGCGTACGCGGATCGCGCGCGCGCTTGCCCAGAAGCCGCTGACCCTGGTGCTCGACGAGCCAACGGCCGCGCTGGACCTTCACTTCGAGATGGAGACATTCGAGCTCATGCGTCGACTGACCGTGGATCAGAGCCTCACGATCGTTGTCGCAACGCACAACCTGAATCTTGCGGCACGGTACGCGTCACATGTGCTCTTGTTGGCGGAGGGACGTGTCGAGGCTGCTGGCTCCCCGCAGGATGTGTTTACGAAGGATACGCTCGAGAGGGTGTACCGATGGCCGATCGCAGTGCTCCCTCACCCCGGTCCCGGTCACGATGCCGGGGTGCCCCAGGTCGTTCCGCTTACCCCGCCCCGCGGCGTTGCCTAG
- a CDS encoding iron ABC transporter permease, whose amino-acid sequence MARQTGAQLRLLALFGLTLGVCAIALVVGPVQVSLGDVLLIFRGRADPTVYTIVVSLRVPRIALAASVGAGLAVSGAVFQALLRNPLAEPYVLGVSSGAAVGAVAAMVLGLTATSILALPVAAFLGAVLAIVLVLAMAGTAGRGLDTRVLLLSGVVIGAFFNATVLLIINFADADTFRAAMLWIMGSFAGASRESAFMLLLYVGPALLLLMVVARPLNLLSVGEQSAFHLGVDVRRLKIFLYVVTSLIVGACVAGAGAIGFVGLVVPHALRLIGGSDHRWLLPGCAMAGAAFMVGADAIARTVVAPAELPVGVVTALIGVPVFLWLLRTRDGLA is encoded by the coding sequence ATGGCACGACAGACTGGAGCACAGCTTCGGCTGCTCGCGCTGTTTGGCCTTACGCTCGGCGTGTGTGCCATCGCCTTGGTGGTGGGACCCGTTCAGGTGTCGTTGGGGGACGTGCTTCTCATCTTTCGGGGAAGAGCGGATCCCACGGTATACACCATCGTTGTGAGCCTGCGTGTGCCTCGGATCGCCCTGGCGGCCTCAGTCGGTGCGGGGCTCGCGGTGAGTGGGGCCGTGTTCCAGGCCCTTCTAAGGAATCCCTTGGCTGAGCCGTATGTTCTTGGCGTGTCGAGCGGAGCTGCGGTGGGGGCCGTCGCGGCCATGGTCCTGGGCCTGACTGCCACGTCAATCCTGGCACTTCCGGTTGCGGCGTTTCTCGGCGCCGTGCTTGCGATCGTGCTGGTGCTTGCCATGGCGGGTACCGCTGGTCGAGGTCTCGACACTCGTGTCCTGCTGCTCTCCGGGGTTGTGATCGGAGCGTTCTTCAACGCCACCGTTCTGCTCATCATCAACTTCGCCGACGCGGATACATTCCGCGCAGCGATGCTCTGGATCATGGGATCCTTCGCCGGTGCCTCACGCGAATCGGCATTCATGCTTCTCCTGTACGTCGGTCCTGCGCTCCTTCTCCTCATGGTTGTAGCTCGACCACTCAATCTCCTGTCTGTCGGGGAACAGAGCGCATTTCACCTCGGCGTGGACGTTCGGCGACTGAAGATTTTCCTCTACGTTGTGACGTCATTGATAGTTGGAGCATGCGTCGCGGGGGCCGGGGCGATCGGCTTCGTCGGCCTCGTCGTTCCGCATGCGTTGCGACTCATCGGGGGGAGCGATCACCGCTGGCTACTTCCGGGCTGTGCGATGGCTGGGGCGGCCTTCATGGTCGGAGCGGATGCGATCGCGCGAACCGTTGTCGCGCCGGCTGAACTCCCCGTTGGAGTTGTGACGGCGCTGATCGGAGTGCCCGTGTTTCTGTGGCTGCTGCGAACTCGGGATGGACTCGCATGA
- a CDS encoding helical backbone metal receptor: MVALVPSLAEIVVSIGATDLLVARTDFDIEPSLADLPSVGGGLDPSLEAMVEFEIDLVLMSEGRDSPALKAQLERLGMSVMSFPIETVAHLYSATERLGVALGREESAQELSSTIRTELDQVRGSVADRDAVPVMFVVWGDPPMTAGGGTYIDEVIAIAGGLNVFSDSPMEWPVVGFESIVDRAPKVLIWPRGEVAGTDVDRLRTTAGWQEVTAVQSGNVLFVDANLFNRPGSNVAAAARVLADALHPGAR, translated from the coding sequence GTGGTCGCTCTGGTCCCTTCGCTCGCTGAGATCGTGGTGTCGATCGGGGCCACGGATCTACTCGTCGCCCGGACTGACTTCGATATCGAGCCCTCGCTCGCCGATCTTCCTTCGGTGGGGGGTGGCTTGGATCCCAGTCTCGAAGCGATGGTCGAGTTCGAAATCGATCTGGTACTGATGTCCGAGGGACGTGACTCCCCGGCGCTCAAAGCCCAACTCGAGCGGCTCGGCATGAGTGTCATGAGTTTTCCGATAGAGACCGTTGCCCACCTCTACTCCGCGACCGAGCGGCTTGGAGTTGCCCTTGGTCGCGAGGAGTCTGCGCAGGAACTGTCGTCCACGATTCGGACGGAGTTGGACCAGGTGCGGGGATCTGTTGCTGACCGAGACGCCGTCCCGGTCATGTTCGTGGTCTGGGGCGACCCGCCTATGACCGCTGGAGGTGGCACATACATCGACGAGGTCATAGCAATCGCCGGCGGCCTGAACGTGTTCAGCGACTCGCCCATGGAGTGGCCGGTTGTCGGCTTTGAGTCGATCGTGGATCGTGCCCCGAAGGTACTGATCTGGCCACGGGGCGAAGTCGCAGGGACTGATGTGGATCGCCTGAGAACGACTGCGGGCTGGCAGGAAGTCACCGCGGTGCAGTCGGGGAACGTGCTGTTTGTAGATGCCAACCTGTTCAATCGACCCGGGTCAAACGTAGCTGCTGCGGCTCGGGTACTCGCGGACGCACTTCACCCCGGCGCTCGCTGA
- a CDS encoding cytochrome c oxidase subunit 3, translating to MSVKSATYLVEQRPAPVRGETLIPSGVLGMLIFIFTEVMFFAGLISAHTIVRSQTAGQMWPPYGQPRLPVEQTALNSLALLVSGVVLVLAWFAYKKSAPAARIPLLISILLGVVFIGFQGKEWVALLAEGLTLQSSTYGGFFYLIVGAHGLHAVAALLGLIWSFKQLDQGKLTASQLGTVSAFWYFVVLVWPVLYWKVYL from the coding sequence ATGAGCGTAAAGTCAGCCACATATCTGGTCGAGCAACGACCGGCCCCTGTGCGCGGGGAGACGCTGATTCCTAGTGGTGTGCTCGGCATGCTGATCTTCATCTTCACGGAGGTCATGTTCTTCGCCGGACTTATCTCTGCACACACCATCGTCCGGTCTCAGACAGCGGGCCAGATGTGGCCACCTTACGGGCAGCCTCGCCTTCCGGTCGAACAGACGGCCCTGAATTCGTTGGCGTTGCTCGTGAGCGGTGTTGTCTTGGTGCTAGCCTGGTTCGCCTACAAAAAATCCGCGCCGGCCGCACGGATACCTCTACTGATCTCCATTCTGCTGGGCGTCGTATTCATCGGGTTCCAGGGCAAAGAATGGGTGGCGCTTCTGGCCGAAGGACTCACGCTTCAGTCGAGCACGTATGGTGGGTTCTTTTACCTTATCGTGGGGGCCCATGGGCTCCATGCCGTCGCCGCGTTGCTCGGTTTGATCTGGTCGTTTAAACAGCTCGACCAGGGGAAGCTGACGGCATCGCAGCTCGGGACAGTCTCTGCATTCTGGTACTTCGTAGTGTTGGTCTGGCCGGTCCTTTACTGGAAGGTGTACTTGTGA
- a CDS encoding cytochrome C oxidase subunit IV family protein gives MSEKNTRSDEHGHDEGHHDVPYFKIYVALIILFLISVAGPEVGEATGLRWITLITAFGIALVKARLVINNFMHLKWEKRLMKWMLTASLIMLGIMMAGVAPDVMNHEGNNWVNLAAQAAVERGLEDDHGEESEVVTVVEAQPVGFSAEASFGMICATCHGAGGLGDGVAGAALDPSPANFTDPVFWETRDRDRVLIAIRDGGVAVGASALMAPWGALYDEEQLGQMADYVMNFRPNQ, from the coding sequence ATGTCCGAGAAAAACACACGCAGCGATGAGCACGGTCACGATGAAGGCCACCACGATGTCCCTTACTTCAAGATCTACGTTGCACTGATCATTCTCTTTCTGATCAGTGTTGCGGGTCCAGAAGTCGGTGAGGCGACCGGTCTTCGTTGGATCACTCTGATTACCGCGTTCGGTATCGCGCTCGTCAAGGCGCGCCTGGTGATCAACAATTTCATGCACCTCAAGTGGGAAAAGAGGCTCATGAAGTGGATGCTCACTGCTTCGCTGATTATGCTGGGCATCATGATGGCAGGTGTGGCTCCCGATGTGATGAACCATGAAGGCAACAACTGGGTGAACCTCGCGGCGCAGGCTGCCGTGGAGCGTGGGCTGGAGGATGATCACGGCGAGGAAAGTGAAGTCGTTACGGTCGTTGAGGCTCAGCCAGTCGGCTTCAGCGCTGAGGCTTCCTTCGGAATGATCTGCGCAACGTGTCATGGGGCAGGTGGCTTGGGTGATGGAGTAGCAGGCGCTGCACTCGACCCGAGTCCGGCGAACTTCACTGACCCCGTCTTCTGGGAGACACGGGATCGTGACCGCGTTCTGATCGCGATCCGTGATGGTGGTGTTGCCGTGGGTGCCTCTGCGTTGATGGCTCCGTGGGGGGCACTCTATGACGAAGAGCAGCTTGGACAGATGGCCGACTACGTGATGAATTTCCGGCCCAATCAGTAG
- a CDS encoding cytochrome c oxidase subunit 3, whose amino-acid sequence MAIWWVLASEIVIFGGLLSVYLMHRLGHPEWAAAAAHTQTWVGALNTFVLLTSSFTAVLAHQAAEKGDGKKAAKLLGFTILGACTFLVIKSFEWANEISHGYTITANTFWSFYYTAAGLHALHVIAGAIIMGYVAIDAYRGRELHRVEIIGIYWHFVDVVWIFLFPLLYIAK is encoded by the coding sequence TTGGCTATATGGTGGGTGCTGGCGTCCGAGATCGTGATCTTTGGCGGACTACTGAGCGTTTACCTCATGCACCGCCTTGGGCATCCCGAGTGGGCCGCTGCGGCTGCACACACGCAAACGTGGGTAGGGGCGCTCAACACCTTCGTGCTGCTCACCTCCAGCTTCACAGCGGTTCTCGCGCATCAGGCCGCAGAGAAGGGTGACGGTAAAAAGGCCGCTAAGCTTCTTGGCTTTACGATTCTCGGGGCTTGCACCTTCCTCGTTATCAAGTCATTCGAGTGGGCGAATGAGATCTCCCACGGATACACGATCACAGCGAACACCTTCTGGTCGTTTTACTACACGGCAGCGGGGCTGCATGCGCTCCACGTCATCGCCGGTGCCATTATCATGGGCTACGTGGCGATAGATGCGTATCGGGGCCGAGAGCTGCACCGAGTCGAGATCATAGGGATCTATTGGCACTTCGTTGATGTGGTCTGGATTTTCCTCTTCCCGCTTCTCTACATCGCGAAGTAG
- a CDS encoding cbb3-type cytochrome c oxidase subunit I produces the protein MADTLVDVHHDEHHGPSGILKYIWSTDHKMIAMQYMFTGMFMAIIGGYMAYVFRMQLAFPGISVPGFGQVSPGEYNALVTNHGTIMIFWVAMPVLIAAFGNYLIPLMIGADDMVFPKINRLSFQIFLVSALILLASLFVQGGGFGGAWTSYPPLSAMSQYNLTDLGSSLWLLAVALEFIAFLLGGINFITTLMNSRAPGMKAYDIPLVCWMIVIASILFMLSVGPLIAGAAMLFLDQTLGTGFYDPARGGDPILWQHLFWFFGHPEVYVVLLPAIGMTIDVIATFSRKKIFGYKLVLYTAVATGVLSFFVWAHHQFIAGIDPRMANVFTVTTLLISVPIAEMCFVVIATLYGGSIRLKTPMLWALAFMAEFLVGGVTGIFLGASGADIYFHDTYFVLAHFHYTFFPIAIIGTFCGFTYWFPKMFGKMMNDTLGKIHFWGTVIPFNFIFIPLFVLGMGGQHRRIYNYQHFPELAGPEMYLLRQVATIALLVMLAFQLVFFYNCIISWIKGEKAGRNPWEANSLEWTTESPPPHGNWPEGLPNVYRGPYEYGHPDRETDYWPQNEPG, from the coding sequence ATGGCAGACACTTTAGTCGACGTCCACCACGACGAGCATCACGGTCCTTCAGGGATCCTGAAGTATATCTGGTCGACGGATCACAAGATGATCGCCATGCAGTACATGTTCACGGGCATGTTCATGGCCATCATCGGCGGTTACATGGCCTACGTGTTCCGGATGCAGTTGGCCTTTCCGGGCATATCCGTTCCGGGATTTGGGCAGGTATCGCCCGGTGAGTACAACGCGCTAGTCACGAATCACGGCACGATCATGATCTTCTGGGTGGCGATGCCCGTTCTGATCGCCGCCTTCGGGAATTACCTCATCCCGCTGATGATCGGCGCGGATGACATGGTCTTCCCGAAGATCAACCGACTCTCGTTCCAGATATTCCTTGTATCTGCGCTGATCCTGCTGGCTTCACTTTTCGTGCAGGGCGGCGGATTCGGAGGTGCCTGGACGTCGTATCCGCCGCTGTCTGCAATGAGTCAGTACAACCTGACCGACCTTGGCTCGTCTTTGTGGTTGCTGGCGGTAGCGCTCGAATTCATCGCGTTCCTGCTGGGTGGTATCAACTTTATTACCACCTTGATGAACTCCCGAGCGCCTGGCATGAAGGCTTATGACATCCCGCTTGTCTGCTGGATGATCGTCATCGCGAGCATCCTCTTCATGCTTTCCGTCGGGCCACTCATTGCGGGTGCGGCGATGCTGTTCTTGGACCAGACGCTGGGCACCGGCTTCTATGATCCCGCCCGTGGTGGCGATCCAATTCTGTGGCAGCACCTGTTCTGGTTCTTTGGGCATCCCGAAGTCTACGTCGTTCTGTTGCCTGCGATCGGCATGACGATCGACGTCATCGCTACGTTTTCCCGGAAAAAGATCTTTGGCTACAAGCTTGTTCTCTACACTGCTGTAGCGACGGGCGTGCTGAGCTTCTTCGTGTGGGCGCATCACCAGTTCATCGCCGGCATAGATCCGCGTATGGCAAACGTCTTCACGGTTACGACGTTGCTGATCTCCGTACCGATCGCCGAGATGTGCTTTGTGGTGATCGCCACGCTGTACGGCGGGTCCATTCGCCTCAAGACTCCGATGCTATGGGCACTCGCCTTTATGGCGGAGTTCCTGGTCGGTGGTGTGACGGGAATTTTCCTGGGCGCGAGTGGCGCGGACATCTACTTCCACGACACGTACTTCGTGCTCGCCCACTTCCACTACACGTTCTTCCCGATTGCGATCATCGGGACGTTCTGTGGATTCACATACTGGTTCCCGAAGATGTTCGGGAAGATGATGAATGACACCCTGGGTAAGATTCATTTCTGGGGCACGGTGATTCCGTTCAACTTCATCTTCATCCCACTCTTTGTGCTTGGGATGGGCGGACAGCATCGGCGCATCTACAACTATCAGCACTTCCCTGAGCTGGCCGGCCCGGAGATGTATCTGTTACGCCAAGTAGCGACGATCGCGCTGCTTGTCATGCTCGCCTTCCAGTTGGTGTTCTTCTACAACTGCATCATTAGCTGGATCAAGGGTGAGAAGGCAGGCAGGAATCCGTGGGAGGCCAACTCGCTCGAGTGGACAACCGAGTCGCCGCCACCCCATGGCAACTGGCCGGAGGGACTGCCGAATGTGTATCGGGGCCCTTACGAATACGGCCATCCGGATCGTGAAACAGATTACTGGCCCCAAAACGAACCAGGCTGA
- a CDS encoding c-type cytochrome has translation MMVRLRTVIRTWLPLLIMGAAACDNTPPPVGMERGAELFQTCAPCHGDAAAGDSEIAAPAIGGLPQWYVEEQLRGFQAGFRGKHARDLPGLRMRPMALTLNAGDREGDIESVAEYVASLSATFPVSTLHGNAGAGADSYVLCATCHGADGLGNPALHAPPIVQLDDWYLLTQLQNFKSGVRGARDGDTWGLTMRVNSLVLDDQAMEDVIAYVQSLR, from the coding sequence ATGATGGTACGACTTCGGACGGTTATCAGGACTTGGCTTCCGCTTTTGATCATGGGAGCTGCGGCGTGTGACAACACCCCTCCTCCGGTCGGCATGGAACGCGGAGCTGAGCTTTTCCAGACCTGCGCGCCGTGTCACGGTGACGCCGCCGCTGGAGATTCTGAGATCGCTGCTCCCGCAATTGGCGGGCTTCCGCAGTGGTACGTCGAGGAACAACTTCGTGGGTTCCAGGCTGGTTTCAGGGGCAAGCATGCGCGCGACCTCCCCGGACTGCGCATGCGCCCCATGGCCCTTACGCTCAACGCTGGAGATCGCGAGGGTGACATCGAGTCGGTGGCTGAGTACGTCGCTTCCCTCTCCGCCACTTTTCCTGTGAGCACTCTGCATGGCAATGCTGGTGCGGGTGCGGATTCCTACGTGCTCTGTGCGACATGCCACGGTGCGGATGGTCTCGGAAATCCGGCCCTGCACGCGCCGCCGATCGTGCAGCTCGACGACTGGTATCTCCTCACCCAGCTTCAGAATTTCAAGAGCGGTGTTCGTGGTGCGCGTGACGGCGACACTTGGGGCCTAACGATGCGTGTGAACTCACTGGTTCTGGACGATCAGGCGATGGAAGACGTCATCGCCTACGTGCAGTCGCTCAGGTAG